A window of the Callospermophilus lateralis isolate mCalLat2 chromosome 7, mCalLat2.hap1, whole genome shotgun sequence genome harbors these coding sequences:
- the Gjb3 gene encoding gap junction beta-3 protein, producing MDWKTLQGLLSGVNKYSTAFGRIWLSVVFVFRVLVYVVAAERVWGDEQKDFDCNTKQPGCTNVCYDYFFPISNIRLWALQLIFVTCPSLLVILHVAYREERERRHRQKHGDQCAKLYSNTGKKHGGLWWTYLFSLIFKLIIEFLFLYVLHTLWHGFGMPRLVQCVSVAPCPNTVDCYIARPTEKKVFTYFMVGASAVCIVLTICEICYLIFHRVLRGLHKDKSTRGLPSSSSRASTCRCHHKLVEAGELGPNPDDDTLQASAPKLTPV from the coding sequence ATGGACTGGAAGACGCTCCAGGGTCTCCTGAGTGGTGTGAACAAGTACTCCACAGCATTTGGGCGCATCTGGCTGTCGGTGGTATTCGTCTTCCGGGTGCTGGTGTACGTGGTGGCCGCAGAGCGCGTCTGGGGGGACGAGCAGAAGGACTTTGACTGCAACACCAAGCAGCCCGGCTGCACCAACGTGTGTTATGACTACTTCTTTCCCATCTCCAACATCCGCCTGTGGGCCCTGCAGCTCATCTTCGTCACCTGCCCCTCGCTGCTGGTCATCCTGCACGTCGCCTACCGGGAGGAGCGGGAGCGGCGGCACCGCCAGAAGCACGGGGACCAGTGTGCCAAGCTGTACAGCAACACCGGCAAGAAGCACGGGGGCCTGTGGTGGACCTACCTGTTCAGTCTCATCTTCAAGCTCATCATCGAGTTCCTCTTCCTGTACGTGCTGCACACGCTCTGGCATGGCTTCGGCATGCCGCGCCTGGTGCAGTGTGTCAGCGTGGCGCCCTGCCCCAACACCGTGGACTGCTACATCGCGCGGCCCACCGAGAAGAAGGTCTTCACCTACTTCATGGTGGGTGCCTCCGCCGTCTGCATCGTACTCACCATCTGTGAGATCTGCTACCTCATCTTCCACAGGGTCCTGCGAGGCCTGCACAAGGACAAATCCACAAGGGGCCTCCCATCCTCCAGCAGCCGGGCCTCCACCTGCCGCTGCCACCACAAGTTGGTGGAGGCCGGAGAGCTGGGTCCCAACCCAGACGATGACACGCTGCAGGCTTCGGCACCGAAACTGACCCCTGTCTGA